One window of Triplophysa rosa linkage group LG8, Trosa_1v2, whole genome shotgun sequence genomic DNA carries:
- the arhgef5 gene encoding zinc finger CCCH domain-containing protein 13 isoform X1 produces MDRVREKPRDRVREAGPDSYHEVDWREREKRRYGDRRPNGRASMSEQADYGDQEYERRKGDTFPRMTRPSKDLEGRIPLPIHEGGCHMGTPKELSYETEREKDRRRYRDMDTQSERERARYKEDLRKKDMRRLGKHEGETQRGKEKEFDSEMKDSKRESYPGIYDHLAVRDRERDRSGREGDRYRQRDREGRYNSREAESFSDRECRVERHRDVERNKKRDTKSEGDSDGDAGKERRRKDDSKHKLYRSEGDSDTQQMMDRMRERDRRREREVVRWRETPRQRERETVYQNQYRDPERDRMRDSRDKRDYSDRDAYLYPTERRYKEKERTRCLEQVEIEEREKRRRRENRETDRSKHRPRAEITTGCDVEDEQNRVIQENVEDRETEVTSNIDKQKVEERKEKEQEGKSVQREEENGESVAVKETNAVKTKPKFRKMWLEPRTGGERKGNSLEEEYIERERAKERYVQRYGAGKTTEEVEDPEREKMSREDRYRELEKAGEFMRGHEEERKTCERETRGKEEQMERENVKDNTEEIDREEERGKGKYCSGENEEGSEGELEGERDRVTSADDGFVTVSSGGDDAEEDNFEDCKEFWDGRVGDDLSGQSKCMQDEIKNQTENENEDHKEKKGPLKVFCVIGQTLPRSKLTDHVDEEATGQHSDQDLQVEANVTHVKEPPEKDGYTEQDVERAMGDLTLSHKQDKDDCDTKREGGRSNEQPTLDVRSLEDQMIPPSESLEKDTQQPEAACDENGTDASETLQGEKEATGDPVEMYISDDPWETSEERKRCSTAPHLTWAKSVVKEILDPGVTAEKEHTRGSVMHVDTQTITRTESKGDTDDWREEKELLEAEVELQGGMETESNEESEDDLLDPSSVRNTVSSEGEAESERGKLGAEKTDRMKEVVLSSSSFRDLGNEARIRRRGIRKTAEKHKEGEEDEGVGRDRRTRIFNESDEDDDELCFTWSELDMRKVTESLSRTRKRNSKFFNSQLYQEYSEVVLNREIQLSHSDSIARSRDPSPIRSSSSPNHSPKLPRRPPPPRPPAPLHPYTLSQENSFKSLVVPQQSINRPPSPRLSISPSSPTLWQDLPGVRTSTEFSKLAEDERRLQEVRFEVVTSEASYCHSLDIVVENFVMSKQLNVLLSSQDKNWLFSRLTDVVDISHSFLSQLEERVESDVLHFTLCDIIIKHCPRFRKVYVPYLTNQSYQDKTYQRLMDGNHEFRRVVEKLERNPVCQRLPLRSFLILPFQRITRLKLLVQNIVKRTASKTKDEALAIKVMKLLEKMIQDSNDSISQMKNIESLVSLNARVDFECRTLPLISQSRRLVREGPTIELRDFSLKQNERSVYLHLFNDYLLVSLRKEGGRFTVIDHAPVSELRVENCRFKLHSLQKNLFRLHMVNQALLLRTDTQADKLRWISALSRPYAEIDFGAVQDFPQVQCIRAYVGQQPDELSLEKADVLLVHEQSTDGWVEGTRLSDRQRGWAPDSHVETIGSDKTKKRNLLDTMKIATAAL; encoded by the exons ATGGACAGAGTTCGGGAAAAACCAAGAGACAGAGTAAGAGAAGCAGGGCCGGATTCATACCATGAGGTGGactggagagaaagagagaaaaggagaTATGGAGATAGACGTCCAAATGGAAGAGCATCCATGTCTGAGCAGGCTGATTATGGAGACCAAGAGTACGAGAGGAGAAAAGGGGACACCTTTCCTAGGATGACAAGGCCAAGCAAAGATCTAGAAGGACGGATACCGCTTCCGATCCACGAAGGGGGGTGCCATATGGGAACACCAAAAGAACTATCGTATGAAACCGAAAGAGAAAAAGACAGAAGGAGATACAGGGACATGGACACGCAGAGTGAAAGAGAAAGAGCAAGATACAAGGAAGACTTGAGAAAAAAGGACATGAGAAGGCTTGGGAAGCATGAGGGGGAGACACAGAggggaaaagagaaagagtttGACTCAGAAATGAAGGACAGCAAGAGAGAGAGCTACCCAGGCATCTATGATCATTTGGCCGtcagggacagagagagagatagaagtGGCCGAGAGGGAGACAGATACAGACAAAGAGACAGAGAGGGCAGGTATAACTCTCGAGAGGCAGAGAGCTTTTCGGATAGGGAATGTAGGGTTGAGAGACACAGAGATgtggaaagaaataaaaaaagagacacGAAAAGCGAAGGAGACAGTGATGGAGATGCGGGAAAGGAAAGGAGGAGAAAAGACGATTCGAAACACAAGCTCTACAGGAGTGAAGGAGACAGTGACACACAACAAATGATGGAccgaatgagagagagagacaggcgtAGGGAGAGAGAAGTGGTGAGATGGCGAGAAACGCCGCggcagagagagcgagagacagttTATCAAAATCAATACAGAGATCCCGAGAGAGATAGAATGAGAGACTCCAGAGATAAAAGAGATTACTCGGATAGAGATGCATACTTGTACCCAACTGAGAGGAGGtataaagagaaagaaaggaCTAGATGTTTAGAGCAAGTAGAAatcgaagagagagagaagaggagaaggagagaaaacagagagacagacagaagcaAGCACAGACCGCGTGCAGAAATAACTACAGGATGTGATGTCGAGGATGAACAAAACAGGGTAATACAAGAGAACGTcgaagacagagagacagaagtCACATCTAACATTGACAAACAGAAAGttgaagaaagaaaagagaaagaacaGGAGGGAAAGAGTGtacagagagaagaagagaacgGTGAAAGTGTTGCGGTTAAGGAAACAAATGCAGTAAAGACTAAACCCAAATTTAGGAAAATGTGGCTGGAACCACGAACGGGAGGCGAGAGAAAAGGTAACTCTTTAGAAGAGGagtatatagagagagagagagcaaaagagAGGTATGTCCAAAGATACGGAGCGGGCAAGACAACTGAAGAAGTAGAAGatcctgagagagagaaaatgagtcGTGAGGACAGGTATAGAGAATTAGAGAAGGCTGGGGAGTTCATGAGGGGACACGAGGAGGAAAGAAAAACTTGTGAGAGAGAGACTCGAGGAAAAGAGGAACAGATGGAGAGAGAAAATGTGAAAGATAACACAGAGGAGAttgacagagaggaagagagagggaaGGGTAAATATTGCAGCGGAGAGAATGAAGAAGGAAGTGAGGGAGAattggagggagagagagacagagtgacgTCAGCCGATGATGGGTTTGTAACCGTTTCAAGTGGAGGGGACGATGCGGAGGAAGACAATTTCGAAGACTGCAAAGAGTTCTGGGACGGTAGAGTTGGCGACGATCTCAGTGGACAGTCAAAATGCATGCAGGACGAAATAAAAAACCAAACAGAGAACGAGAATGAGGACCATAAGGAGAAAAAAGGACCTTTGAAAGTTTTTTGCGTGATTGGTCAAACCCTTCCAAGGTCTAAACTGACAGACCACGTGGATGAGGAGGCAACGGGTCAACATTCAGATCAGGACTTGCAGGTTGAAGCAAATGTTACACATGTTAAGGAACCACCAGAGAAGGATGGATACACTGAACAGGACGTCGAAAGAGCCATGGGTGATCTCACTCTTTCCCATAAGCAAGACAAAGACGATTGTGACACCaaaagggagggagggagaagTAATGAGCAGCCAACGCTTGATGTAAGATCACTTGAAGACCAAATGATTCCTCCCAGTGAGAGTTTAGAAAAAGACACCCAACAACCAGAAGCGGCATGCGACGAGAACGGTACCGACGCTTCAGAGACTTTACAAGGAGAAAAAGAAGCTACCGGAGACCCAGTGGAGATGTATATTTCCGATGACCCCTGGGAGACATCAGAGGAAAGAAAGCGATGCTCTACTGCTCCTCATCTGACATGGGCCAAGAGCGTGGTGAAAGAGATCCTGGATCCAGGTGTAACGGCAGAGAAAGAGCACACGAGAGGTAGTGTGATGCACGTAGACACGCAAACCATCACACGAACAGAGAGTAAGGGAGACACGGACGATTGGAGGGAGGAGAAAGAACTGTTAGAGGCAGAAGTAGAACTACAGGGAGGGATGGAGACTGAGTCGAATGAGGAGTCTGAAGACGATTTGCTAGATCCTAGTTCTGTCCGAAACACAGTGTCTTCAGAAGGAGAGGCGGAGAGTGAGAGAGGGAAACTTGGGGCTGAGAAGACAGATAGGATGAAGGAAGTGGTTCTGAGCTCGAGCAGTTTTCGAGATTTGGGGAATGAGGCACGGATTAGAAGGCGAGGGATCCGAAAGACAGCAGAGAAACACAAAGAAGGTGAAGAGGATGAAGGAGTTGGAAGGGATCGCAGGACGAGAATATTCAATGAATCAG atgaggatgatgatgaacTTTGCTTCACCTGGAGTGAACTGGATATGAG AAAAGTGACCGAATCACTTAGCAGGACAAGAAAGAGGAATTCCAAATTCTTCA ACTCGCAGTTATATCAAGAGTACAGCGAGGTGGTCCTGAACAGAGAGATTCAACTGTCTCATTCTGACTCCATAGCCAGAAGCAGAGATCCTTCCCCTATCCGATCATCTTCCTCTCCCAATCATTCTCCAAAGCTTCCGCGTAGGCCACCCCCACCTCGGCCGCCAGCCCCCCTACACCCATACACTCTGTCCCAGGAGAACTCCTTTAAAAGTCTCGTTGTGCCTCAGCAATCCATAAACAGACCTCCGTCTCCTCGACTGTCCATCTCTCCTTCCTCGCCCACCCTGTGGCAAGACCTCCCAGGAGTGAGGACCAGCACGGAGTTCAGCAAACTCGCTGAAGATGAGAGACGACTGCAGGAG GTGAGGTTTGAGGTCGTGACCTCTGAGGCATCATACTGCCATAGTTTAGACATCGTCGTGGAGAACTTTGTGATGTCCAAACAGCTCAATGTCCTCCTGTCTTCCCAAGACAAAAACTGGCTCTTCTCCAGACTAACTGATGTTGTAGACATCAGTCACAG CTTTCTGTCTCAGCTGGAAGAACGAGTGGAGAGTGACGTATTGCACTTTACcctctgtgacatcatcatcaaaCACTGCCCACGATTCCGAAAGGTTTACGTGCCGTACCTTACCAACCAATCCTATCAGGACAAAACGTATCAAAGGCTAAT GGATGGGAATCATGAATTCCGGCGAGTTGTGGAAAAGTTAGAGCGTAACCCTGTGTGTCAGCGACTGCCTTTACGCTCTTTCCTCATCCTACCGTTCCAAAGAATCACACGCCTCAAACTGCTAGTACAG AATATTGTCAAGAGAACGGCTTCTAAAACTAAAGACGAGGCTCTGGCCATTAAGGTTATGAAACTGTTAGAGAAG ATGATTCAAGACAGTAATGACAGCATCTCTCAAATGAAGAACATTGAGTCACTCGTGTCCCTCAATGCAAGAGTCGATTTTGAGTGCAGG ACTCTGCCGTTGATCAGCCAGTCTCGCAGGCTGGTACGAGAGGGGCCCACGATTGAACTGAGGGACTTCTCTCTGAAGCAAAATGAGAGAAGTGTTTATTTGCACCTTTTTAATGACTACCTCCTGGTTTCGTTGAGGAAAGA AGGGGGAAGGTTTACAGTTATAGATCATGCTCCCGTCtcagagctgcgggttgagaACTGCAGGTTCAAACTGCATTCCTTACAGAAAAACCTGTTCCGGCTGCACATGGTGAACCAGGCTCTGCTGTTGCGTACTGATACACA
- the arhgef5 gene encoding trichohyalin isoform X2 — translation MDRVREKPRDRVREAGPDSYHEVDWREREKRRYGDRRPNGRASMSEQADYGDQEYERRKGDTFPRMTRPSKDLEGRIPLPIHEGGCHMGTPKELSYETEREKDRRRYRDMDTQSERERARYKEDLRKKDMRRLGKHEGETQRGKEKEFDSEMKDSKRESYPGIYDHLAVRDRERDRSGREGDRYRQRDREGRYNSREAESFSDRECRVERHRDVERNKKRDTKSEGDSDGDAGKERRRKDDSKHKLYRSEGDSDTQQMMDRMRERDRRREREVVRWRETPRQRERETVYQNQYRDPERDRMRDSRDKRDYSDRDAYLYPTERRYKEKERTRCLEQVEIEEREKRRRRENRETDRSKHRPRAEITTGCDVEDEQNRVIQENVEDRETEVTSNIDKQKVEERKEKEQEGKSVQREEENGESVAVKETNAVKTKPKFRKMWLEPRTGGERKGNSLEEEYIERERAKERYVQRYGAGKTTEEVEDPEREKMSREDRYRELEKAGEFMRGHEEERKTCERETRGKEEQMERENVKDNTEEIDREEERGKGKYCSGENEEGSEGELEGERDRVTSADDGFVTVSSGGDDAEEDNFEDCKEFWDGRVGDDLSGQSKCMQDEIKNQTENENEDHKEKKGPLKVFCVIGQTLPRSKLTDHVDEEATGQHSDQDLQVEANVTHVKEPPEKDGYTEQDVERAMGDLTLSHKQDKDDCDTKREGGRSNEQPTLDVRSLEDQMIPPSESLEKDTQQPEAACDENGTDASETLQGEKEATGDPVEMYISDDPWETSEERKRCSTAPHLTWAKSVVKEILDPGVTAEKEHTRDEDDDELCFTWSELDMRKVTESLSRTRKRNSKFFNSQLYQEYSEVVLNREIQLSHSDSIARSRDPSPIRSSSSPNHSPKLPRRPPPPRPPAPLHPYTLSQENSFKSLVVPQQSINRPPSPRLSISPSSPTLWQDLPGVRTSTEFSKLAEDERRLQEVRFEVVTSEASYCHSLDIVVENFVMSKQLNVLLSSQDKNWLFSRLTDVVDISHSFLSQLEERVESDVLHFTLCDIIIKHCPRFRKVYVPYLTNQSYQDKTYQRLMDGNHEFRRVVEKLERNPVCQRLPLRSFLILPFQRITRLKLLVQNIVKRTASKTKDEALAIKVMKLLEKMIQDSNDSISQMKNIESLVSLNARVDFECRTLPLISQSRRLVREGPTIELRDFSLKQNERSVYLHLFNDYLLVSLRKEGGRFTVIDHAPVSELRVENCRFKLHSLQKNLFRLHMVNQALLLRTDTQADKLRWISALSRPYAEIDFGAVQDFPQVQCIRAYVGQQPDELSLEKADVLLVHEQSTDGWVEGTRLSDRQRGWAPDSHVETIGSDKTKKRNLLDTMKIATAAL, via the exons ATGGACAGAGTTCGGGAAAAACCAAGAGACAGAGTAAGAGAAGCAGGGCCGGATTCATACCATGAGGTGGactggagagaaagagagaaaaggagaTATGGAGATAGACGTCCAAATGGAAGAGCATCCATGTCTGAGCAGGCTGATTATGGAGACCAAGAGTACGAGAGGAGAAAAGGGGACACCTTTCCTAGGATGACAAGGCCAAGCAAAGATCTAGAAGGACGGATACCGCTTCCGATCCACGAAGGGGGGTGCCATATGGGAACACCAAAAGAACTATCGTATGAAACCGAAAGAGAAAAAGACAGAAGGAGATACAGGGACATGGACACGCAGAGTGAAAGAGAAAGAGCAAGATACAAGGAAGACTTGAGAAAAAAGGACATGAGAAGGCTTGGGAAGCATGAGGGGGAGACACAGAggggaaaagagaaagagtttGACTCAGAAATGAAGGACAGCAAGAGAGAGAGCTACCCAGGCATCTATGATCATTTGGCCGtcagggacagagagagagatagaagtGGCCGAGAGGGAGACAGATACAGACAAAGAGACAGAGAGGGCAGGTATAACTCTCGAGAGGCAGAGAGCTTTTCGGATAGGGAATGTAGGGTTGAGAGACACAGAGATgtggaaagaaataaaaaaagagacacGAAAAGCGAAGGAGACAGTGATGGAGATGCGGGAAAGGAAAGGAGGAGAAAAGACGATTCGAAACACAAGCTCTACAGGAGTGAAGGAGACAGTGACACACAACAAATGATGGAccgaatgagagagagagacaggcgtAGGGAGAGAGAAGTGGTGAGATGGCGAGAAACGCCGCggcagagagagcgagagacagttTATCAAAATCAATACAGAGATCCCGAGAGAGATAGAATGAGAGACTCCAGAGATAAAAGAGATTACTCGGATAGAGATGCATACTTGTACCCAACTGAGAGGAGGtataaagagaaagaaaggaCTAGATGTTTAGAGCAAGTAGAAatcgaagagagagagaagaggagaaggagagaaaacagagagacagacagaagcaAGCACAGACCGCGTGCAGAAATAACTACAGGATGTGATGTCGAGGATGAACAAAACAGGGTAATACAAGAGAACGTcgaagacagagagacagaagtCACATCTAACATTGACAAACAGAAAGttgaagaaagaaaagagaaagaacaGGAGGGAAAGAGTGtacagagagaagaagagaacgGTGAAAGTGTTGCGGTTAAGGAAACAAATGCAGTAAAGACTAAACCCAAATTTAGGAAAATGTGGCTGGAACCACGAACGGGAGGCGAGAGAAAAGGTAACTCTTTAGAAGAGGagtatatagagagagagagagcaaaagagAGGTATGTCCAAAGATACGGAGCGGGCAAGACAACTGAAGAAGTAGAAGatcctgagagagagaaaatgagtcGTGAGGACAGGTATAGAGAATTAGAGAAGGCTGGGGAGTTCATGAGGGGACACGAGGAGGAAAGAAAAACTTGTGAGAGAGAGACTCGAGGAAAAGAGGAACAGATGGAGAGAGAAAATGTGAAAGATAACACAGAGGAGAttgacagagaggaagagagagggaaGGGTAAATATTGCAGCGGAGAGAATGAAGAAGGAAGTGAGGGAGAattggagggagagagagacagagtgacgTCAGCCGATGATGGGTTTGTAACCGTTTCAAGTGGAGGGGACGATGCGGAGGAAGACAATTTCGAAGACTGCAAAGAGTTCTGGGACGGTAGAGTTGGCGACGATCTCAGTGGACAGTCAAAATGCATGCAGGACGAAATAAAAAACCAAACAGAGAACGAGAATGAGGACCATAAGGAGAAAAAAGGACCTTTGAAAGTTTTTTGCGTGATTGGTCAAACCCTTCCAAGGTCTAAACTGACAGACCACGTGGATGAGGAGGCAACGGGTCAACATTCAGATCAGGACTTGCAGGTTGAAGCAAATGTTACACATGTTAAGGAACCACCAGAGAAGGATGGATACACTGAACAGGACGTCGAAAGAGCCATGGGTGATCTCACTCTTTCCCATAAGCAAGACAAAGACGATTGTGACACCaaaagggagggagggagaagTAATGAGCAGCCAACGCTTGATGTAAGATCACTTGAAGACCAAATGATTCCTCCCAGTGAGAGTTTAGAAAAAGACACCCAACAACCAGAAGCGGCATGCGACGAGAACGGTACCGACGCTTCAGAGACTTTACAAGGAGAAAAAGAAGCTACCGGAGACCCAGTGGAGATGTATATTTCCGATGACCCCTGGGAGACATCAGAGGAAAGAAAGCGATGCTCTACTGCTCCTCATCTGACATGGGCCAAGAGCGTGGTGAAAGAGATCCTGGATCCAGGTGTAACGGCAGAGAAAGAGCACACGAGAG atgaggatgatgatgaacTTTGCTTCACCTGGAGTGAACTGGATATGAG AAAAGTGACCGAATCACTTAGCAGGACAAGAAAGAGGAATTCCAAATTCTTCA ACTCGCAGTTATATCAAGAGTACAGCGAGGTGGTCCTGAACAGAGAGATTCAACTGTCTCATTCTGACTCCATAGCCAGAAGCAGAGATCCTTCCCCTATCCGATCATCTTCCTCTCCCAATCATTCTCCAAAGCTTCCGCGTAGGCCACCCCCACCTCGGCCGCCAGCCCCCCTACACCCATACACTCTGTCCCAGGAGAACTCCTTTAAAAGTCTCGTTGTGCCTCAGCAATCCATAAACAGACCTCCGTCTCCTCGACTGTCCATCTCTCCTTCCTCGCCCACCCTGTGGCAAGACCTCCCAGGAGTGAGGACCAGCACGGAGTTCAGCAAACTCGCTGAAGATGAGAGACGACTGCAGGAG GTGAGGTTTGAGGTCGTGACCTCTGAGGCATCATACTGCCATAGTTTAGACATCGTCGTGGAGAACTTTGTGATGTCCAAACAGCTCAATGTCCTCCTGTCTTCCCAAGACAAAAACTGGCTCTTCTCCAGACTAACTGATGTTGTAGACATCAGTCACAG CTTTCTGTCTCAGCTGGAAGAACGAGTGGAGAGTGACGTATTGCACTTTACcctctgtgacatcatcatcaaaCACTGCCCACGATTCCGAAAGGTTTACGTGCCGTACCTTACCAACCAATCCTATCAGGACAAAACGTATCAAAGGCTAAT GGATGGGAATCATGAATTCCGGCGAGTTGTGGAAAAGTTAGAGCGTAACCCTGTGTGTCAGCGACTGCCTTTACGCTCTTTCCTCATCCTACCGTTCCAAAGAATCACACGCCTCAAACTGCTAGTACAG AATATTGTCAAGAGAACGGCTTCTAAAACTAAAGACGAGGCTCTGGCCATTAAGGTTATGAAACTGTTAGAGAAG ATGATTCAAGACAGTAATGACAGCATCTCTCAAATGAAGAACATTGAGTCACTCGTGTCCCTCAATGCAAGAGTCGATTTTGAGTGCAGG ACTCTGCCGTTGATCAGCCAGTCTCGCAGGCTGGTACGAGAGGGGCCCACGATTGAACTGAGGGACTTCTCTCTGAAGCAAAATGAGAGAAGTGTTTATTTGCACCTTTTTAATGACTACCTCCTGGTTTCGTTGAGGAAAGA AGGGGGAAGGTTTACAGTTATAGATCATGCTCCCGTCtcagagctgcgggttgagaACTGCAGGTTCAAACTGCATTCCTTACAGAAAAACCTGTTCCGGCTGCACATGGTGAACCAGGCTCTGCTGTTGCGTACTGATACACA
- the m6pr gene encoding cation-dependent mannose-6-phosphate receptor, with the protein MWLSMRIITPLFLLLGGVRGKDNIEKCKLVSESESAKKALRLLEPLTQENFTVAVEDEKEKYSYTFRVCGDVDGLTNAGLVQLKDSGTKVRIGNYNQTRVIGGSDWILLIYEGGEKYESHCSKEARKAMIMISCNKDTKGKFSVVLEDREKQEDCYYLFELDTSAVCPVIPSKLSAGSIFLIVVFCCLSVYILGGFLYQRLVVGAKGVDQFPNYAFWSEFGNLSADGCDFVCRSRGNREEPPTYRGVATEPIEEEPEERDDHLLPM; encoded by the exons ATGTGGCTGTCAATGAGAATAATCACCCCCCTGTTCCTACTACTCGGAGGAGTGCGAGGGAAAGACAACATAGAGAAGTGCAAGCTGGTTTCAGAAAGTGAATCAGCGAAAAAAGCGCTCCGTCTACTAGAGCCTCTCACCCAAGAAAA CTTTACCGTGGCTGTTGaagatgaaaaagaaaaatattcctACACTTTCCGGGTGTGTGGTGATGTGGATGGACTGACAAACGCAGGCCTTGTGCAGTTGAAAGACAGTGGAACGAAGGTTCGAATTGGAAACTACAATCAAACACGAGTTATTGGAGGAA GTGACTGGATTCTGCTTATCTATGAAGGAGGAGAGAAATATGAGAGTCATTGCTCTAAAGAGGCCAGAAAAGCCATGATTATGATTTCCTGCAACAAAGATACTAAG GGTAAATTCTCAGTGGTATTGGAAGACAGGGAAAAGCAAGAGGACTGTTATTACTTATTTGAGCTGGACACCAGTGCAGTGTGTCCTGTAATCCCATCCAAACTCAGCGCTGGATCCATATTCCTCATTGT TGTATTCTGCTGCCTGTCTGTATATATTCTTGGTGGATTCCTCTATCAGCGACTGGTGGTTGGAGCCAAGGGAGTGGACCAGTTCCCCAACTATGCCTTTTGGTCAGAGTTCGGCAACTTGTCTGCT GATGGATGTGATTTTGTTTGTCGTTCTCGTGGTAACAGAGAAGAACCACCTACGTATAGAGGTGTGGCGACTGAACCTATTGAAGAGGAGCCGGAGGAAAGGGATGACCATTTACTCCCCATGTGA